One Halorientalis litorea DNA segment encodes these proteins:
- a CDS encoding ribonuclease H gives MAAYGRPSLRDLFDESPTPHIAHPPRTHHRDFYVATDGSFRPTGSATATDGASAGGLGVVIETCDGERVARLSVPDSAPDNNVAEYRALHLGLDVLAARAPPDARVGVLIDHDDLAGNVNQAVLAAREPDWETHDPVSVPNETGHHWRGIRARISGFDRLRAARIPSDVNPAHPLANAPDQYAHVNGESDRCVRPTGSNSETQVPPPSRSDRGASD, from the coding sequence ATGGCCGCTTACGGCCGGCCGTCCCTTCGGGACTTGTTCGACGAGTCGCCGACGCCACACATTGCACACCCCCCTCGCACCCACCATCGGGACTTCTACGTCGCAACTGACGGCTCATTCAGACCGACAGGGAGTGCGACCGCCACAGACGGCGCGTCGGCGGGTGGACTGGGCGTCGTCATCGAAACCTGCGACGGCGAGCGTGTCGCCAGACTGTCCGTCCCGGACAGCGCGCCCGACAACAACGTCGCGGAGTATCGCGCGCTCCACCTCGGCCTCGACGTCTTGGCCGCTCGCGCGCCCCCCGACGCCCGCGTCGGCGTCCTCATCGACCACGACGACCTCGCGGGCAACGTCAATCAGGCCGTCCTCGCCGCCCGCGAACCGGACTGGGAGACACACGACCCGGTTTCGGTCCCGAACGAGACGGGCCACCACTGGCGGGGCATCCGCGCCCGCATCTCCGGGTTCGACCGCCTCCGGGCCGCCCGCATCCCGAGCGACGTGAACCCCGCTCACCCGCTCGCCAACGCCCCCGACCAGTACGCACACGTCAACGGCGAGAGCGACCGGTGTGTCCGGCCGACGGGGTCGAACAGCGAGACACAGGTACCGCCACCGTCGCGCTCCGACCGCGGCGCGAGCGACTGA
- a CDS encoding NADP-dependent malic enzyme: MGLDEDSLDYHRQDPPGKIEISTTKPTNTQRDLSLAYSPGVAAPCRSIRDNPNDAYSYTAKGNLVGVVSDGTAVLGLGDIGAQASKPVMEGKGVLFKRFADIDVFDIELEDADTEEMIRSISSMEPTFGGINLEDIKAPECFEVEEKLRKQMDIPVFHDDQHGTAIISGAALLNAADIADKDLADLEIVFSGAGASAIASARFYVSLGVDRENITMCDSSGIITEARAESGDVNEFKREFARDVPEGDLADAMDGADVFVGLSVGGIVSEEMVQSMGPDPIIFAMANPDPEIAYEDAKQARDDTVIMATGRSDYPNQVNNVLGFPFIFRGALDARATEINEDMKVAAAEALAELARQDVPDAVVKAYGDQPLQFGPEYIIPKPLDPRVLFEVAPAVAQAAMDSGAARLELDLDEYVEELEARLGKSREMMRVVLNKAKNEPKRVVLAEGDDEKMIRAAYQLADQGIAQPILIGDRERIWAIMETLALNFEPEIVDPGEGNLDPYAERLYDLRQRKGITRREANELVQDGNYLGSVMVEMGDADAMLTGLMHNYPSALKPPLQIVGTAEDADYAAGVYMLTFKNRVVFCADTTVNQDPDADVLAEVTKHTADLARRFNVEPRAAMLSYSNFGSVDNEGTRKPRRAAELVRNDHEADFPVDGEMQADTAVVEDILEGTYEFSDLDEPANVLVFPNLESGNIGYKLLQRLGGAEAIGPMLVGMDKPVHVLQRGDEVKDIVNLASVAVVDAQQNDY, encoded by the coding sequence ATGGGACTGGACGAGGATTCACTCGACTATCACCGGCAGGACCCCCCGGGAAAAATCGAGATTTCGACGACGAAACCGACCAACACACAGCGTGACTTGAGCCTCGCGTACTCGCCGGGGGTCGCCGCCCCCTGTCGAAGCATCCGCGACAACCCGAACGACGCCTACTCCTACACCGCGAAGGGGAACCTCGTGGGCGTCGTCTCGGACGGGACGGCCGTCCTCGGCCTCGGTGACATCGGGGCACAGGCCTCCAAGCCGGTCATGGAGGGGAAGGGCGTCCTCTTCAAGCGGTTCGCCGACATCGACGTGTTCGACATCGAGCTGGAGGACGCGGACACCGAAGAGATGATTCGCTCCATCTCTTCCATGGAACCCACCTTCGGCGGCATCAACCTCGAGGACATCAAGGCTCCCGAGTGCTTCGAGGTGGAGGAGAAACTCCGCAAGCAGATGGACATCCCCGTGTTCCACGACGACCAGCACGGCACCGCCATCATCTCCGGGGCGGCCCTGCTGAACGCCGCGGACATCGCCGACAAGGACCTCGCTGACCTCGAAATCGTCTTCTCCGGTGCCGGCGCGAGTGCCATCGCGTCGGCGCGGTTCTACGTCTCGCTGGGCGTCGACCGGGAGAACATCACCATGTGTGACTCCTCGGGCATCATCACCGAGGCCCGCGCCGAGTCGGGCGACGTGAACGAGTTCAAACGAGAGTTCGCCCGCGACGTGCCGGAGGGTGACCTCGCGGACGCCATGGACGGCGCGGACGTGTTCGTCGGCCTTTCGGTCGGTGGCATCGTGAGCGAGGAGATGGTCCAGTCGATGGGGCCGGACCCCATCATCTTCGCGATGGCCAACCCGGACCCGGAAATCGCCTACGAGGACGCAAAGCAGGCCCGCGACGACACGGTCATCATGGCGACGGGGCGGTCGGACTACCCCAACCAAGTGAACAACGTGTTGGGCTTCCCGTTCATCTTCCGCGGCGCGCTGGACGCCCGTGCGACCGAAATCAACGAGGACATGAAAGTCGCCGCCGCCGAGGCGTTGGCCGAACTCGCACGGCAGGACGTGCCCGACGCCGTGGTGAAGGCCTACGGCGACCAACCGCTCCAGTTCGGCCCCGAGTACATCATCCCCAAACCGCTTGACCCGCGCGTCCTCTTCGAGGTGGCACCCGCCGTCGCACAGGCCGCCATGGACAGCGGCGCGGCACGGCTGGAGTTGGACCTCGACGAGTACGTCGAGGAACTGGAGGCCCGCCTCGGGAAGTCTCGCGAGATGATGCGGGTCGTCCTGAACAAGGCCAAAAACGAGCCGAAACGGGTCGTCCTCGCGGAGGGCGACGACGAGAAGATGATTCGGGCGGCCTACCAGTTGGCCGACCAGGGCATCGCTCAGCCGATTCTCATCGGCGACCGCGAGCGCATCTGGGCTATCATGGAGACACTGGCGTTGAACTTCGAGCCCGAAATCGTCGACCCCGGCGAGGGGAACCTCGACCCGTACGCAGAACGCCTGTACGACCTCCGCCAGCGCAAGGGCATCACCCGCCGGGAGGCCAACGAACTCGTCCAAGACGGCAACTACCTCGGCAGCGTGATGGTCGAGATGGGTGACGCCGACGCGATGCTGACCGGCCTGATGCACAACTACCCGTCGGCACTCAAACCGCCGCTCCAAATCGTCGGGACGGCCGAGGACGCCGACTACGCCGCGGGCGTCTACATGTTGACCTTCAAGAACCGCGTGGTCTTCTGTGCGGACACGACGGTCAACCAAGACCCGGACGCGGACGTGTTGGCCGAAGTGACCAAACACACCGCCGACCTCGCCCGCCGGTTCAACGTGGAACCGCGCGCGGCGATGCTGTCGTACTCGAACTTCGGGTCGGTCGACAACGAGGGGACGCGCAAGCCCCGGCGCGCCGCCGAACTCGTCCGGAACGACCACGAAGCGGACTTCCCCGTCGACGGCGAGATGCAGGCCGACACCGCCGTCGTCGAGGACATCCTCGAAGGGACCTACGAGTTCTCGGACCTCGACGAACCGGCGAACGTGCTCGTGTTCCCGAACCTCGAATCGGGGAACATCGGCTACAAACTCCTCCAGCGACTGGGCGGTGCGGAGGCCATCGGCCCGATGCTCGTCGGGATGGACAAGCCCGTCCACGTCCTCCAGCGCGGCGACGAGGTCAAAGACATCGTGAACTTGGCCTCGGTGGCCGTGGTCGACGCACAGCAGAACGACTACTGA
- a CDS encoding COX15/CtaA family protein, translating to MAGHKCARSRESDMRFSFRHLAATTTGLTFSLILLGVYTGAIGAGLACEARWPLCDGWMGLFPATWPSFVEWFHRLVAMVTGFFILGTTYAAWRHTDSTRIRRASTLALAVLPVQVLLGANTIFNFGATAQVLHHAAALTILTSLVAATAWAFGNADTAAAETDADTTAESGSTGSVRI from the coding sequence ATGGCGGGGCATAAGTGCGCTCGCTCCCGAGAGTCGGATATGCGTTTCAGCTTCCGCCACCTCGCCGCCACGACGACGGGGCTGACGTTCAGCCTCATCCTGCTCGGTGTCTACACGGGTGCCATCGGTGCGGGACTGGCCTGTGAGGCCCGCTGGCCGCTGTGTGACGGCTGGATGGGACTGTTCCCGGCGACGTGGCCGAGTTTCGTCGAGTGGTTCCACCGCTTGGTCGCCATGGTGACCGGCTTCTTCATCCTCGGCACGACGTACGCCGCGTGGCGACACACTGACTCGACCCGCATCCGCCGGGCGTCGACGCTCGCGCTCGCCGTCCTCCCGGTGCAGGTGCTCCTCGGTGCGAATACCATCTTCAACTTCGGCGCGACGGCACAGGTCCTCCACCACGCCGCCGCGCTGACGATTCTGACCTCGCTGGTCGCCGCCACCGCGTGGGCGTTCGGGAACGCCGACACCGCGGCCGCCGAGACGGACGCCGATACGACGGCAGAATCGGGGTCGACCGGCTCCGTCCGAATTTGA
- a CDS encoding high-potential iron-sulfur protein, whose product MSQRPSRRERVSNHDMWSRRNYLVATVGLAALSGCTGDTDDEDQTPEPTDAEAGEDEEDWEEERPPGVSESEFEGGPVPDAYVSATSLGGEQRNPDALNAKAAVSFTEYDEARENDAHQPGRCCANCADYIADKNGDEFGACAEVEGYIDGADWCVIYEGLPEPEVPAGMSEDELPTAEVPEEYRTASSQAGEERDPDALQSQDDVQLTESVEAIADGPAQPGQSCGNCAEFIPDKNGDTWGACAKVEGYIPVEDWCAIWEPVSEAV is encoded by the coding sequence ATGTCACAGAGACCTTCGCGGCGAGAGCGAGTGTCGAATCACGACATGTGGAGTCGGCGGAACTACCTCGTGGCGACGGTCGGTCTCGCGGCACTGAGCGGGTGTACCGGCGATACGGACGACGAAGACCAGACGCCGGAGCCCACCGACGCCGAAGCGGGAGAGGACGAAGAAGACTGGGAAGAGGAACGGCCACCGGGCGTCTCCGAATCGGAGTTCGAAGGCGGGCCAGTGCCCGACGCGTACGTGTCGGCAACCTCGCTCGGCGGCGAACAACGCAACCCCGACGCACTGAACGCGAAGGCGGCTGTCAGTTTCACCGAGTACGACGAGGCACGGGAGAACGACGCACACCAACCGGGACGGTGCTGTGCGAACTGTGCCGACTACATCGCGGACAAGAACGGGGACGAGTTCGGTGCGTGCGCGGAGGTCGAAGGGTACATCGACGGCGCGGACTGGTGTGTCATCTACGAAGGACTGCCCGAACCGGAGGTCCCCGCGGGGATGTCCGAAGACGAGTTACCGACGGCCGAGGTCCCCGAGGAGTACCGGACCGCGAGTTCACAGGCCGGAGAGGAGCGGGACCCCGACGCCCTCCAGAGCCAAGACGACGTACAGTTGACCGAGTCCGTCGAAGCCATCGCGGACGGCCCCGCTCAACCGGGGCAGTCCTGTGGAAACTGTGCGGAGTTCATCCCCGACAAAAACGGTGACACGTGGGGTGCCTGTGCCAAAGTCGAGGGATACATCCCAGTCGAAGACTGGTGTGCCATCTGGGAACCGGTCAGTGAGGCCGTCTGA
- a CDS encoding CBS domain-containing protein, translating to MRTASDIMTADVETVGPDDDVASVLTGLARAEFNGYPVVETDDDGDERLVGIVTQGDLVDLFQPSDRTLWIPVGFPPFLESLTYGIDLSWDELDVGLDLLRNAGHPVSDVMTEDVVTVGPDEDIDAVLDVLADGDRDINRVPVVDDDGRVVGIIARQDLLQALGDERLAG from the coding sequence ATGCGAACTGCCAGCGACATCATGACCGCCGACGTGGAGACGGTCGGACCCGACGACGACGTTGCGAGCGTCCTCACCGGGTTGGCCCGTGCGGAGTTCAACGGCTACCCGGTGGTCGAGACGGACGACGACGGCGACGAACGCCTCGTCGGCATCGTCACGCAGGGTGACCTCGTGGACCTGTTTCAACCCTCCGACCGAACGCTGTGGATTCCCGTCGGATTCCCGCCGTTCTTGGAGAGTCTGACATACGGTATCGACCTCTCGTGGGACGAACTCGACGTGGGCCTCGACCTCCTGCGCAACGCGGGCCACCCCGTCAGCGATGTGATGACCGAGGACGTGGTGACGGTTGGCCCGGACGAGGACATCGACGCCGTCCTTGACGTTCTGGCCGACGGTGACCGGGACATCAACCGGGTTCCAGTCGTCGACGACGACGGGCGCGTCGTCGGCATCATCGCACGGCAGGACCTGCTCCAAGCACTCGGGGACGAACGGCTGGCCGGGTGA